The window CTtgtgtgctcctcccctgcccctcccccctacatttttgttcaggtgcctggcaacattttgctcatatcttgatgaaggcctcaagcctgaaacgttggttatgtacctttatctgtttgacctgctgagtttctccagcactgtgttttcacaTTTGGTTAGACCACTATCGTGTCACACTAGCTGTCTATCAGATCTACTGTTATTATCATCCTTAGTAGCTGCTGGTTTTCAGATGGCAGAAATGATTCTGGTCTTATCTGCTCTTTCTCAATCTTTTGTTTTAATGCCCCACCACCTTTCACCTTCATTCTTTCCACTAtttccaatggtttggactggactctgtgtggctacagAAGCATATCTATGGacacagtgactctgggggggtggggggggggggagggttctctcttttgcttctctttctctgactgtaagagacgcttcaggcaatttctgccaatgacaAAACTGTCTGCCTtaaagcaggcaaaagcaatttcatgtaatatgcagttttattacatgacaataaattgtatctTGAATCTTGTATTTAGTAGCTCCTATCTTCCACTAAATGAcactttcctctttcaccttccCTCTTCTTGCCCCTTGCCTTGCTCCTTGTTTAAAACCTGATCTGGAATAAGAAGCAGGATGCACTTGGCAGGTCAACCAGCATGTGTCAACAGTTCAGGTTTCTAACAGAAAAGATGAAAagatgtttcagatactgtggaAAGTGGAAAAGGAAATGTAAATGAGAATACAAGCTCAGAGAAAGGAAGGACTGTGGGAGAGATGATGGTGCAGACAAATCATAACAggtttaattttgacatttaagaaaaatgtggacaggtacatggactggGGGggtatgggtgcaggtcagagggactagacAGCACAGGCTAGAacagctgaaggacctgtttctgtactgtagtgttctatggtttcacAAAACCTGATTTGGAGAACCAAGAAATTGTTGGAGCAGAATTACTATCTGAACTTTCAGGAGAAAATCTTTGTGGTAAAGAGATAAAGGATGCTGGGAATGTTCATTATTTGACATCATGAGAAGATGTTGAATCTGCGATGTGACCCGTTAAAAGAAGAGGTTCCTTTCCTTGAGATTAGGTGGAACCAAGAGAACAACAGAAACAAGAGAGATCAGGACAGGAGTGTGGGAGCCAAGGGGAACTGAGAGCACAGTTTGGGTTGGATGTATATCTTGTTGAAATATGTGAGTAGGGTCACGTCAGACCGTGCTAACCCAATTCAGTTTGACTCCATCAGTGGTGACAGCCTCATTAGTTAGACCCTCAGCAGGGAACAGGCAAGGAACTTGGCCAGAGTCTGGAGTGCCCTTCCATTACAAGATGCCCTTACCACTTTCACAGTTTCCAGCTTCTTGGTCCATTTTGACCATGGACATGCAATCCCTTCACTCCTCCATCCCACATCAGGATGATCTGAGGGACTTAGATTCTTATATAATCACCAATCGCATCATCACCCTCTTCCCCCTGACTGAATCTCTCCTTTACTTGCCTGCTCCAGAAACTCATACActttatatatatctctctctcttttgtatgtctttctatttccatttcttgactGATCATCTGTGATCAACAATCTTTCACCATCCTGGTCCACCCTAGTACAGACATTCCTTTGGTTCTATCCACACTTTCCCCTTCTCTGGAATTTAAAACacattcagttttaattttttggaGTTCTGGTGAGAGGTCATTGActaaaaatgttaactctgtttccaattcttcacagatgctgtttgatctACCAAATATTCCCAGTTTTCATTCTAGATTTGTTTCACAATCAGCCTAAACCATGATTGATAGAATATGCAGTTTTCCCTACACTGTCCCACGACAAATTCTCAGGGTCATGGGTatcaagggtggcacagttggtgtagcggttagcgcaaactcctttacagtgccagcgatcggaactggagtttgaatcctgcgctgtctgtaatgagtttgtacattttccccatgtctgtgtgggttttcaccgggggttccagtttcctcccaccatttgaaatgtactgggggtgtagattcaTTGGGTGTAAActtggcggcacagacttgtatgtcaaaatggcctgttactgtgcttcatgtctaaatttaaatttaagggttagacacaaagtgaagctgccTCTTCACTGTCCTATTTAGCATTCCCAGGGCAGGCACAGAGTGGAACTTCCTCAACAAAGAAGTTAACACTGGTTAAATGCAGGCAAAAGCTTCCTCTGCATCTTTGTCTAATGTCACCTCTGCTTATGCAATAGGAAACAGGTTACCTACCAGGTGGGTGAAATATTACTTCCTGAGGTACCAGGAAGTTCAAGGTATTCACTTCACAATGGTCTCTCACAGGCGACCAGCTGTAAACAAATCTCTCTTAGTGCTTTGAGGCCTCCTTTTCTTATGAATTAACTTATGATATTGTTTTCTTTACTCCAACAATCTCATCCACTCTCCAGCACAAGCAATGAGCATTATCCAACCCAGAATGATCATCGCTGAGAGGAGCAATGTCACTCTTAAATGTATGTACAACATCACGGGAGACGGAGAAGCTCAGACGCTCAGGGTCTCTGTTTACAGAAGGAAGGTGGAGAAGAGCAACGAAGTCTGTTCTGCCTCCTTCAACTACAGCATGGAGTTCTTTGAGAGGTCGGATCTTCTGCCCTGCAAGGGTTATCTGGGGAAGGACAGCATCTCAATCAGGTTTACCAGCATGAACTTGTCTCACATTGACCAGTACTTCTGCAAAGTTGAGAAAATGTCTCCTCTGCCTTACACCGAGGGCATTGGGATTGGGACCTGGATCTTCATCAAGCCAGATGTAATTAGTGAGTACCAGAATCTGAAACACCCCTTTCTGCAGATCTTGCAGCATCCGTAAAGCCTGCTACCT of the Narcine bancroftii isolate sNarBan1 chromosome 4, sNarBan1.hap1, whole genome shotgun sequence genome contains:
- the LOC138760048 gene encoding T-cell-specific surface glycoprotein CD28 homolog; its protein translation is MKILCLLITVLVCPAQAMSIIQPRMIIAERSNVTLKCMYNITGDGEAQTLRVSVYRRKVEKSNEVCSASFNYSMEFFERSDLLPCKGYLGKDSISIRFTSMNLSHIDQYFCKVEKMSPLPYTEGIGIGTWIFIKPDVIKEKQCPRVTLATFIILALTGVFLIYSVIITYLHWVLKKNQEEQNNEYVNMDPGRR